The Apium graveolens cultivar Ventura unplaced genomic scaffold, ASM990537v1 ctg3533, whole genome shotgun sequence genomic interval ATGACAGTGTCCATGATTCCTGGAAGCATCATGAACTCAAAGTTAAGGATGAGAAGACCCTTTTATTTGGTGAGAAACCTGTTGCTATCTTTGGTTCAAGGTATGGGTTAAATGATATAATGCTCACAATATTTTTGTTAGCCGTACATATCAGTTCTTTTCAGGTATGTTTTTATGTATTGGCATGAGTATTTTTTGTGGGAAAAGTGTTTTGTACTGGGGAATAGTTTATCCTAGTTAGTACGCAAGTGGCTGATATCCTTTGTGTAAGTACCACTATTTTGGGAtcattgatttttttttatttctagACGCGGTGCTTTAATAATGCGCCGACTTTGTGTACTTCTGGATGCTGAAAGAGTTTACCGTGAACTGTCCACAATACTCGAGGGTGAATCTGACCTGGATTTTGCATCTATAATGGTTCAAGTTGTGAAATGAAAAATCTATAAATTGTCATAGTTATTCGGTGTAATATATACATTTATATGTTATAACTTTTTAGTCCAGTGCTCCAGTTTCATTAGCTATGGTGTATATGGTTTTAAACAAAATAAAGTTATGGTAACAATCAGGCATACCAAACACCACAGTACTTTGATAATATTCCGTGTGAAGTTACCTCCCCTCTACCCAAATATAAACAAATGTAATGGTGTATATTAGAAGGTTTCGGGGTTAATGTCTTAGTGACACAGTTTGGCATTTTTAATTTGTATTGCagggtttgaattttattttacttACTTCAACTGAGTTATCACACCTTCGAGATATACTCAAAATATCCTTGGTCAATGCATCTAGAAAAGACTTGTATCTTGCCTGGTGGTGCCATTTCTCTATTTATGTTTTAACTTGTGTTATTATTTTATTGCTTTGACCAATCACTCCACATACGCGGTACTGATGCTCTATGTTATTGGCATTGATATACTTATCTATAGACTTACCATCATGCAAGTTCTATCATCCAGTCTCTGGTTGAAGAGTATATAAATGTTAAGTTTTTAGTTCAATTGGACAAATGTGGTACTGATACTCTTTGTTTTGGCCAGTATTTGCTCTGGTCTTCGCTTTACATGTTATAATGTCTGATGATTATTTCAGGAGTTTGTACTAGGCACAAATCCACAGCGGCTGAATTTCTCTCTAAGAACTATAGGACATGTGGTATGATTCACCAGTATATATACTTAATTCAATCAGCATGGAAAATGAGACTTGTGGGTGATAGAAAGTGAGCTTGCGGGTTGTCTTTTCTTTCATTTATTTCATTTTTGTGGCTCGGCACTACATATTTGATTTGTGAGACCAAACCTTTTAAGCATGGGCTGTATTGTGAAACCAGGGAAGTTGTTTACTCAATTGTTCTTTGAACTACCTTACTACAAGTTACCTTTGGAACCATGTAACTTCATAATATATTAAGCTAGTTCGTATTTAAGCAGGCTCTCAGCAAGATGTTTGATTGATTATGAAATGAATATAAAATGCAGCATCCATCTTTACTTGTGGTCGAACTTAAATTTTTCAGGTCAAGCATCTTTGATGCCAAAGCAGGAATTGCATTAATTGATAACTTTGTCAAGCTTGTTTCGTGGTATGACAATGAATGGGGATACAGAAAAACAACCATTCTCATCTAATTGTGATTTGCAGTTCAGTTGTTTCTCTTATGAGCAAAGTTGACTGTTAAATTCTTTTACATATGTCTTTTTGGGTGGTTAATGCAGCACCCATGTGGTTGATTTTATCGTGCACATGGCATATGTCCAGTAAGTGGGGGATCATACTTGCTTGCTTGGGATAAAGCGGCTTGCTCATCTTGTCATCTACAGTTGTTGAGATATCTAAATAATGGGAACTTATATGGGCCCTTGCTGTCTTGTGTAGAGAGGATTGTGTCTCATATTTTGAAGAGTGTTCAACAGGATAGTAAGAAAACTATCTTACAATTTTCATTAAACTGAATGTCTTCAGTTGGTTTCAAGAGAATGTAATAGTTTATATTTCAGATCATATGTTTTACTATTTTGGTTGACGTTCTCAGACAACAATTACACAATTAGTGATataaaactttacacaatttggtctataaatttcttacacatcacttttaattaagaaaagctgatgtcaaaaaagataatgtacatcactttaaggtacaaaactgatgtcaaagaaatccaggttcaagtctaaatAAACATAGAAATCATTTGGTTTAAGAAAAACCTGATGTCaagtaacattataaacatcacttttaaccaaacaaaattgatgtcaaaaaacacaatgtacatcagtttcaaATAAACAACTGATGTTAACtgatgttcaagtctaaatgatacatagacatcacttcattctagaaaatACTGATGTCTCTAGGCTgaattagacatcacctttcattaaagaaacagatgtttaatatgtcattttacatcacctctgtcacAATTATCGAtgttttgtgacaaaaaacatagctcaatatatgtttaatatattttaataggtgaaatttagttattaaataattttgttatagcatttttggtaaaaaatcatcacatagacatcagtgtttttcactaaaatcgatgttttatgataaaaaaacatagctcatgatatgtttaacatgtttaattaggtgtaatttagttattaaataatttatttatagcattttatgtaaataatcaacacatagacatctattttttaactaaaatcgatgtctaatcgagtatagatatcggtattcaccgatgtctagaatagacatcaccgacatcaacatcggttgggaaacagcatagacatcAGCCAAAAGCGATGtttatggacttttttcttgtagtgacatCCTGATGAGCTTGAAGTTAAAAATGATATGCTCAGTGCCATAATTTGTAAATATGGTATTTCATATCCGTAATTAGTCCAGCAAGCAActaataaaaatttcaaaaaaatacgGTAAAGGTACATTTTCTCATTAACGGTTACGTCTTGTGACCTGCATAAATAAAAATGGTGAGTGCATTTATTCCTTCAATTATTCCTTGAAATTTTGAGTTCTACCCGAAGAATaagagaaaaaaatatatgtTCATGTAATATCTGTAATATATGctataaataaatatttagagcATGAACATGTAAAAATATGCTGAAAACAGCAAGAGAAAGCTGTTAAAAATCTACCGAAAAATTGTTGTATAAATACATTTAAATCCTACTAAAATAACAGAAAATTGCAGCATAAACATGTAAAAATCTGTTAAAAATATTAGCTGAAAACagttaaaatctactaaaaactGTCGTATAAATACATTTAAATCTGCTGAAAAATCTAAAAAACTGCAGCAAAAACATGTACAAAACTGTTGAAAAATTGTAGCAGAAACTGCATTAAATCTGCTTAATAGTGTACgcaaaaaaatgtaaaaaacTAATATATGTCATAAGCTGAAACAATTTAAAATGTTGCAGCAAAATTTGCTCATAAAACGTGGAATAGTCTAAAAGTATAGTGATAAATACATATTCGTTCGAGAATAAGATTCAAAGTATGAGTTGTACAAGATATCCAAAATATGATAGGTTTTTTTTTTTTCCTTTAATAGTTTTGCAGTAGACATGTTATTTGTATCATTGTGCTTAACTACTTGAATAGTGTTTTTTGCTCCAATTCATTGATAGACTTATCCACATATTCAAATATATATCTTCATGTGTGTAATTAACTTGAACTTTTAATAGATAATATAAGCTAGTGCGAAGTTTACAATTCACACTTCATGTTCATATTATTTCATAAGGCCTTCCTTTACTGATATTTACTAGGTGACATGTATCGCGGGCCAAATCTACCAACACCCTCTGCAAATTTAGGAAATCCATAATTATTAGTGGTATTAAATGGTACACCAGATTTTTACACCCAACGAGCTAAGTACACCGGTTCTTTCCTGAACATTGCATCATTAATATTATGTTGTCTCTTCACTTTATGCAATGCAATAGTCGAATCTTTAGGCCCTATTAGTCTTGTATATTCATCCAAAGGTCCGATTCATCCAAAGGTTCGAGTGAATGTGGGTTTTTGCAATAGCTTCCACATCAATTATCTCTACATCATATCCTATGACTTCATCTCTGAATTCTTGAATATGCTTCTTTatattctctttttttcttttggTCACATGTAAAGCTGTCTTGTATATATGAGTCCAAAAGTGTATTTTCATTGCAAGATTCCATATTTTCTCTAATACCAGCAATATGTTGTTTCAATAGATTAATACCTTTATAAAATTCACTGCCACACAAATTACACCTTCCTTTATTTATTTTATCAGGGACCATTGTTCCATTTCCGACAACATCAGTAACCTTGCCACTAGAATTTGTTGCATCTATAGTTTTTATATACTCTTAATTTGTTGCGACCGGTGAACTAATATTTGTAAGTGTTTCCATTATATATAGTATATCACAAACAAAAAAAATAGAATAAGAGCAACAAATAACACATATAACAAAAACCTAAATCATATTTTAAAGGGTCCAATACAAATACAGTCATAAACATCAAGATTCAAAGTTAAAAATGCAACACTAGTACCAACTAAGGAATTCATAAGTAGTTAATATACATTACGAGGAGATATTGActtatatattttcaaattccaaTTAAAATATTGAATCTTTGATTTGGTGAGGGCTTCAATCATGAATCGAATCAAGATattaaatatttgattttaatttctaaaaaaaagaGATTAAAGAAAAAATAACGAGTAAAGTAAAGAGTGTATAGATTACAGAAGAAGCAATGATTAATATTTCAAGCATTCAGCCAGCTTAAGAGTCTTGACTTCAATTACTCGGAGTCGAACCGAGTTTTGACCGAGTTTTAGTATATCAATTTTCTACCCGAGTACTCGGAACTTGGGTTGGTCGAGGGGTCCAAAATGAGTCCCTAGGCCGAGTTGATAATTTTTACAacaattttttatatattttattgcaCTTCAGTTAACATATATAAGAACACCATATATTCAATAGAAATGCAAAAGCTACCATTATTATAAATTCGGCGAGGTAACTTTATCTATATTTTTAATAGAAGTGTAAATGATACCAATAGTATAACTTCATATATTCGCTAGCTTTTATTCTTGATAAAATAAATACCTTACATCTCAATCTAATTCTTAGGTcagatttaaaaaaataataataataataataatactttgGTCATGTCTTACATAAAACAAGATTCATTCATTGAACAGTACTAAACACTTCATTGTATATTTATGAAACTACACACATTGATATCTCTTTAATTTCCTTATGTACTTACCAAATCATATGTACATAGGACACAAATGTTCTTAATCTGCTGCACTGGGTTGAGTTGTTGTACTGTCTTCTTTAGAATTATCTTAGTACCTGATTAAAAAAATTTTCTTGATCAAGCAACCCACCCCAGTTAACATATTAGAGGCAAGGTCACTTTGTACACTTGAACATCATATGTTATTAGTAGAAGTGCAAATAATACCAATATTATAACTTATGCTAGTTCACTTTGTATATATTATTAATAGAAGTGCAAATGGTACTAATAGTATAACTTGCTTTTATTCTCCATATGATATATATTTACACCTCAATCTAGTTCTTAGGTCAGATTTAacaaaaaataaaagaaaaatatttctTAGGTTCATGTCTATAAATGATAACATAATTACATAAAACATGACTCCTTCATGGAAAATTTGGAAACACTTCATCATATAATTATGAAACTATACACAGAGATATCTCTTTAATTCCGTTAAGTACTCATAAGCCATATGTACATAGGACACAGATAATTTGAATCTGTTGGGCTAACATAATACATGGGTTGAGTTGTTGTATTGTCTTAAATAGAAGTGAATGTACTATAATGATTTCATAATATTTTGTAAGTTCTATAGGATGATGATATAACTTTAATTCTGTTATATATTTGAATGACTTTTAACCTTACAACTTACCCCATTAATTCTCACACCCTTTGGCTTTTCATTTTACACCCTTTGGCTTTTCATGCTACTTGTAACCTACAAACTCTAGCCCTATATAAACCATTGTAAGATATGTGATTGAGATATGAAATGAAAATCTTCTCTATTCTCTTAGTAATTTTGTTCTTGTAATGCTCTCTATAATATATTCTATATTAGTTTgtaacacgttatcagcacgaaaGCTAATAAGATCTGTGGGTGCACCAGAAGGAGAAGTTGGTTTACGAGTTTACACGAGTTTCTTGTCAACACAAGTACTAGTACTAGCTGGGTGATCATTACTTCCTGTCTCTACAAAAGGTATGCCCATGTTTTAATTGTTAAATGAATATATTACCGCAGGCATGATTGCATGTTAGTAAAACTAGATCCATAACATGCTAGTCTATTCTTTTAGTTCATATTTGTCATGTTCACGTATTACACTTTACGGGTGGTTAAATATATAAGTGGATGCCTGTATAATATTCTGTACTAATCATTTATGCTAATTGCTTGACCTGATTTTCATGCCTGCTTAGTTGAACATTTGCGTAAGTAAAATTAAAATCACTTCACTTGTTTTCTGCTTCATGAATTATTTGTATTAGTTCTTATGTTATCCCTTGCAAATTACTTAAGTGGCTTGATATTTTTATGCTATAATCTGAATGTTGTACAAATTTAGGGAGATTTGCACTTTGCACGAATAGTTAAAAACTAAAAGCTAGGCTATGCCTTGTCTCCTGCAGCTTTTATAATCTATTTCCGTGACTAAGAGTTGATGTAGCAGTAATTTATATTTGTTTTACTTGTGCATGCGTGTTAATAATTGTCATGTTAACTAAGATGGGTTGTTATCAATGAATAGCATATATTTTAGTCTCTGAGACTTAACTAAAATCATGTTCTATTAAACTTGTTGATTAAATGCATCATTATGTgtaatatattatatttgttTAAGTGAGTATATTTGATAAGTGATAATCTGTTTCTTTCGCAAATTATTTGTTATCTTGTCATAAAAAATTATCGCATTGCATTATATTTATGTGCATAAATATTGATGTTGATTCGAGTTTTGTTTATTTTTAGTGAAAATGTCGAATCTTACGAAACTTGAGTTTAACGCACTTGATGTCACCGGCAAAAATTATTTGACATGGATTCTTGATGCTGAAATCCATCTTAGTGCAATGGGTCTCGGTGACACCATAAAAGAGGGAAATAAGACCTCTGAACAAGACAAGGCAAAGGCCATGATATTTCTTCGCCATCACCTTGATGAAGGCTTGAAAACTGAATATCTGACTATTAAAGATCCATCAACTCTTTGGAAAGATCTCAAAGAAAGATATGATCACCAGAAAACGGTGATACTTCCTAAAGCTCGCTATGATTGGCTACACTTGCGATTGCAAGATTATAAAAGTGTGAGCGAGTATAACTCTGCCATGTTCAAAATTACATCTCAATTGAAATTATATGGCGAGAATATCACCGATAAAGATATGTTGGAGAAAACATATTCCACTTTCCATGCCAATAATATGCTCTTGTAACAACAATATCGTGAACGTGGATTCACGAAATATTCTGAGCTTATTTCTGTGTTGCTTCTTGCTGAACAAAATAATGAACTTTTGCTGAAAAATCATCAAGCACGTCCCACTGGCTCAACACCATTCCCTGAAGTGAATGCGGTGACTAATAATGAATATAGAGATAATAAATCATTTGGACGTGGACGTGGGCATGGATATGGACGTGGACGTGGGCGTGCCCGTGGTCATGGATTTTGGCGTGGTCGAGGCCGAAATCAACAAAATCGCCCCCACTTTAAAAGGAAGCCTTACTATcaaaaatagaaaacaaatgaggaGAAACCCGAGGGAAGTACGATGGTTAAAAAGGGTGAAAGTACTTGTAGCCGTTGTGGAATGAAAGGTCATTGGAGAAGTACATGTCGTACCTCCAAGCACTTTGCTGACCTATATCAAGCATCTTTGAAAAATGTTGAAACTAATTTCACCAAACAGAATGATCCTTTGGGGATTGCTCATCTTGAAGCACATCTTGGAAGTGATGGCCAAGTTGATCCTTCGGCCTTTACTCACATGGAAGTTGGTGATTTCTTTGAAGATGTCGATGTGAATATGCCTAAATTTGGTGGTGATGAGCCTAAGAATAATTAAGAAAGGCCTTACTTGCTTGCTGAATGTTTTCCTTATTTATTTTGGATTGTTAGTACTTAATTTTTGAACTATGATAATCATCCTTATCAGTTGCTTATGTAATTTTCTTTAATGAAGTACTTGAGATGTTTTACCTCTacttctaattttattttatttttcgtGAAGAAATATGGCCAGCAACCTCTCATCATGTGCTATAAAAGATGAGGAATCTTTTTGTTTGGCAGATAGTGCAACCACACATACAAttttaaaagataaaaaatatttttcgcATCTAACATTAGCCAAAGCTAATGTAAATACAATATCGGGTGCATCAAATATAATTGAAGGCTCCGGAAGAGCAAGTATAGTGCTACCTAATGGTACATGTTTGTTGATTTAAAATGCACTATTCTCCACCCGATCAAAAAGAAATCTTTTGAGTTTTAAAGATATACGTCACAATGGCTATCATATTGAGACAACAAATGAACTTGAAAGTGAATATTTGTGTATCACGACTACTATCTCAGGGAGGAAACATGTGATAGAAAAACTCCCATCATAATTCTGGATTATATTATACTTTCATAAATCCAGTTG includes:
- the LOC141701192 gene encoding uncharacterized protein LOC141701192 — its product is MSNLTKLEFNALDVTGKNYLTWILDAEIHLSAMGLGDTIKEGNKTSEQDKAKAMIFLRHHLDEGLKTEYLTIKDPSTLWKDLKERYDHQKTVILPKARYDWLHLRLQDYKSVSEYNSAMFKITSQLKLYGENITDKDMLEKTYSTFHANNMLLDNKSFGRGRGHGYGRGRGRARGHGFWRGRGRNQQNRPHFKRKPYYQK